In Planctomycetota bacterium, the following are encoded in one genomic region:
- the secG gene encoding preprotein translocase subunit SecG produces MTALFYTLGVIFALMCVFLMLLILIQKGRGGGLSSAFGGAGGNTAFGTKTGDVLTWATSVVFVLFLLLGMGLVWTGKSLKANVGGPAPIAAPDEDGEVDDAPTGLGDMTDTEPTDTGESTGDVPAEVENIPAESE; encoded by the coding sequence ATGACCGCCCTTTTCTACACCCTTGGCGTGATCTTCGCACTCATGTGCGTGTTCCTCATGCTGCTGATCCTGATCCAGAAGGGTCGCGGCGGCGGGCTTTCCAGCGCGTTCGGCGGGGCCGGCGGCAACACCGCCTTCGGCACCAAGACCGGCGACGTGCTCACCTGGGCCACATCAGTCGTGTTCGTGCTGTTCCTTCTTCTGGGCATGGGCTTGGTCTGGACCGGTAAATCGCTCAAGGCCAACGTCGGTGGACCGGCTCCGATCGCCGCGCCCGACGAAGATGGAGAAGTGGACGACGCACCGACCGGCCTGGGCGACATGACAGACACCGAGCCCACCGACACCGGCGAGTCCACCGGAGACGTCCCCGCCGAGGTGGAGAACATTCCCGCCGAATCCGAGTAA
- a CDS encoding YicC/YloC family endoribonuclease, with product MIYSMTGFGDASAHVGSTHYAVEARSVNNRYLKPTIRLPDALAGLEPKLEAMLRKALGRGSVTLTLHLKTEAADAALEVNTAALRSYVEALKPFADSDKPINLADLLTLPGVLADPAAEPTDQLKEHEQHVMELADRAIAALVGHRRAEGHSLQAELDKHLDVIAANVTKVAEHAPKIVKDYHRRLTARVNELLAEGALKVEESELIREVAVFAEKADVAEEIQRLGHHVEHFRKTCKKDGEQAGRKLDFLTQEMLREANTIGSKANDAQIAGHVVEIKGAIDRLKEQVQNVE from the coding sequence ATGATCTACAGCATGACCGGCTTCGGCGACGCTTCCGCGCACGTCGGAAGTACGCACTACGCCGTCGAAGCCCGCTCCGTCAACAACCGCTACCTCAAGCCGACCATCCGTCTGCCCGACGCGCTGGCCGGTCTCGAACCCAAGCTCGAAGCGATGCTCCGCAAGGCGCTGGGCCGCGGATCGGTCACGCTGACGCTGCACCTCAAAACCGAAGCCGCCGACGCCGCGCTCGAGGTCAACACCGCGGCGCTGCGGAGCTACGTCGAGGCCCTCAAGCCCTTCGCCGATTCCGACAAGCCGATCAATCTCGCTGACCTGCTCACGCTGCCCGGCGTACTCGCAGACCCCGCCGCCGAGCCGACCGACCAACTCAAGGAGCACGAGCAGCACGTCATGGAACTGGCCGACCGGGCCATCGCCGCACTGGTCGGACACCGCCGGGCCGAGGGGCACTCACTTCAGGCCGAGCTCGACAAGCACCTCGACGTGATCGCCGCCAACGTGACCAAGGTCGCCGAGCACGCCCCGAAGATCGTCAAGGACTACCACCGCCGGCTCACGGCACGGGTCAACGAACTGTTGGCCGAGGGCGCGCTCAAGGTCGAGGAGTCAGAGCTGATCCGCGAGGTGGCCGTCTTCGCCGAAAAGGCCGACGTCGCCGAGGAGATTCAACGGCTCGGCCACCACGTCGAGCACTTCCGCAAGACCTGCAAGAAGGACGGCGAGCAGGCCGGCCGGAAGCTCGACTTCCTCACCCAGGAAATGCTCCGCGAGGCCAACACGATCGGCTCCAAAGCCAACGACGCCCAGATCGCCGGCCACGTCGTGGAGATCAAAGGCGCGATCGACCGGCTCAAGGAACAAGTGCAAAATGTGGAATGA
- the gmk gene encoding guanylate kinase — protein sequence MSASHPGLLLVLCGPSGVGKSTISRALSDRTGVRYATSVTTREKRPGDDKGKTYDYVEKPEFYRRLDNDEYLEYAQVYGQYYATPKTPAMDWLREGHDVLLEIDVQGALQVRHHYPAAVLTFILPPDEATLLQRLNDRGRDDAAEVDKRFRAAKREIQMAKGSRAFDYMVINDDLEDAVQEIEKVLRHKRSLGEI from the coding sequence ATGTCCGCCTCCCACCCCGGCCTACTGCTCGTCCTCTGCGGCCCCTCGGGCGTGGGCAAGTCCACCATCTCCCGCGCCCTCTCTGATCGCACCGGCGTCCGCTATGCCACCTCCGTCACCACCCGCGAGAAGCGCCCCGGCGACGACAAGGGCAAGACCTACGACTATGTCGAAAAGCCGGAGTTCTACCGCCGGCTCGATAACGACGAGTACCTCGAATACGCCCAGGTCTACGGCCAGTACTACGCCACGCCGAAGACCCCCGCGATGGACTGGCTACGCGAGGGGCATGACGTGCTGCTGGAGATCGACGTGCAGGGGGCATTGCAGGTCCGCCACCACTATCCGGCCGCCGTGCTCACGTTCATCCTTCCGCCCGACGAGGCGACGCTGCTCCAGCGTCTCAACGACCGCGGCCGGGACGACGCCGCCGAGGTCGACAAACGCTTCCGCGCCGCCAAGCGCGAGATCCAGATGGCCAAGGGCAGCAGAGCGTTCGACTACATGGTGATCAACGACGACCTCGAAGACGCCGTGCAGGAGATCGAGAAGGTCCTGCGGCACAAGCGGAGCTTGGGCGAGATTTGA
- a CDS encoding DNA-directed RNA polymerase subunit omega yields the protein MIEALKSDDIVKKVGGRFKLTALLQRRLVELMDGARPLVEVRDGMTDMEVAIEEILQDKIAIDYEASGLPTPESIITQ from the coding sequence ATGATCGAAGCCCTTAAATCCGACGACATCGTGAAAAAGGTCGGCGGCCGGTTCAAGCTCACCGCCCTGCTGCAGCGTCGTCTCGTCGAACTCATGGACGGGGCACGTCCGCTGGTCGAGGTCCGTGACGGCATGACCGACATGGAAGTCGCCATCGAGGAAATCCTGCAAGACAAGATTGCCATCGACTACGAAGCCAGCGGCCTGCCGACGCCCGAGTCGATCATCACACAGTGA
- a CDS encoding flavoprotein: MTDAATKSLPDSSLCDRRIILGVGGGIACYKSADLCSKLVQAGVRVDVCMTEAATKFVTPLTFEALSGNAVRTNLWTQTNPGDTQHIGLTEQADLLLIAPATMHLLCKAAAGLCDDIVSLLVAASACPVMWCPSMNTRMWDNPATQNAVEQLRQRGHHFVGPEDGWLACRNVGKGRMSEVSAIVEAAITLR, translated from the coding sequence ATGACCGACGCCGCGACCAAGTCGCTCCCGGACTCGTCACTGTGTGACCGCCGGATCATCCTCGGCGTCGGGGGTGGCATCGCCTGTTACAAATCCGCCGACCTGTGCTCCAAGCTGGTTCAAGCCGGGGTGCGGGTTGATGTATGCATGACCGAGGCGGCGACCAAGTTCGTGACGCCGCTGACGTTCGAAGCGCTCTCCGGCAACGCCGTCCGCACCAACCTGTGGACCCAGACCAACCCCGGCGACACCCAGCACATCGGCCTGACCGAGCAAGCTGATCTGCTCCTGATCGCCCCGGCGACGATGCACCTTTTGTGCAAGGCGGCCGCGGGTCTGTGCGACGACATCGTGAGCCTGCTCGTTGCCGCGTCGGCGTGCCCGGTCATGTGGTGCCCGAGCATGAACACCCGCATGTGGGACAACCCCGCCACGCAAAACGCCGTCGAGCAGTTGCGCCAACGCGGCCACCATTTCGTCGGCCCCGAAGACGGCTGGCTCGCCTGCCGCAACGTCGGCAAGGGGCGGATGAGCGAGGTGAGTGCGATTGTGGAGGCGGCCATCACGCTGCGTTGA
- a CDS encoding type II toxin-antitoxin system VapC family toxin yields the protein MGLDDFDLSGRVYFDACAIIYIVEKHPKFADPLQLILDKIDSSGGRLCTSALSWLEVTVKPIRDGNKRLEADFQQFLAAAEINPVTKPVLLQAARFRANARSMKTPDAIHLAIAAGFGCDLFVTSDKRLASRILIPALLLSEVKP from the coding sequence GTGGGACTAGACGATTTCGATCTGTCAGGCCGAGTCTACTTCGACGCCTGCGCGATCATCTACATCGTTGAGAAGCACCCCAAGTTCGCCGATCCTTTGCAGTTGATACTCGACAAGATCGATTCGAGCGGGGGACGATTGTGTACGAGCGCGTTGAGTTGGCTCGAAGTGACCGTGAAGCCGATCCGCGACGGCAACAAGCGGCTCGAGGCCGACTTCCAGCAGTTTCTCGCCGCAGCGGAAATCAATCCGGTGACAAAGCCGGTGTTGCTCCAAGCTGCGAGATTTCGGGCCAATGCCCGCAGCATGAAAACGCCAGACGCGATCCACCTAGCGATCGCCGCCGGCTTCGGGTGTGACCTGTTCGTCACGAGCGACAAGCGGCTGGCCTCCCGCATCCTGATTCCAGCGCTGCTGCTGAGTGAGGTAAAGCCGTGA
- a CDS encoding phosphopantothenoylcysteine decarboxylase, which produces MTRFLISAGATREPIDAVRFVGNRSSGKLGVALADAVREAGHEATLVMAACEVPVPSGAERVETTQQLLEALMAEWPTHDVLIMAAAVADFRPVKTTTGKLKRGDQLTIELEPTVDVLATLCEMKRPDQAVVGFKLEDDITRAREKFEQLDLDLLVFNPLDTMGAPGIDATLIDREGETGLGAMEKGTFARVLVRRACSLK; this is translated from the coding sequence GTGACGCGATTTCTCATTTCCGCCGGGGCGACGCGGGAGCCGATTGATGCGGTGCGGTTCGTTGGCAACCGGTCGTCGGGGAAGTTGGGGGTGGCGCTGGCCGACGCAGTGCGGGAGGCGGGGCATGAGGCGACGTTGGTGATGGCGGCGTGCGAGGTGCCGGTGCCGAGCGGGGCCGAGCGGGTGGAGACGACGCAGCAGTTGCTCGAAGCGCTCATGGCGGAGTGGCCAACGCACGACGTGCTGATCATGGCGGCGGCGGTCGCGGACTTTCGTCCGGTAAAAACCACTACCGGCAAGCTGAAACGTGGCGATCAGCTCACGATCGAGTTGGAGCCAACGGTGGACGTGCTGGCGACGCTGTGTGAAATGAAGCGGCCGGATCAGGCGGTCGTCGGCTTCAAGCTGGAGGACGACATCACGCGGGCGCGGGAGAAGTTCGAGCAGCTCGACCTGGACCTGCTGGTGTTCAATCCGCTGGACACGATGGGGGCGCCGGGGATCGATGCAACGTTGATCGATCGGGAGGGGGAGACGGGGTTGGGGGCGATGGAGAAAGGGACGTTTGCGAGGGTGTTGGTGCGTCGTGCATGTTCACTGAAGTGA
- the dut gene encoding dUTP diphosphatase, translating into MSVPILRLREGALLPRRMTAGAAGMDLCAAENVALDPMDIALVPCGFALAIPVGYEGQVRARSGLSSRHGITPVNSPGTIDADYRGEVMVPLINLGREPFTIAPGDRIAQLVIAPVAMAETVEVSELPDTKRGSGGFGSTGV; encoded by the coding sequence CTGTCCGTGCCCATCCTGCGCTTGCGTGAAGGCGCGCTGCTTCCGCGTCGAATGACGGCGGGGGCGGCGGGTATGGACCTGTGTGCGGCCGAGAACGTCGCGCTGGACCCGATGGACATCGCGCTCGTGCCGTGCGGCTTCGCGTTGGCGATCCCGGTCGGCTACGAGGGACAGGTCCGCGCACGCAGCGGTCTCTCCTCCCGCCACGGCATCACGCCCGTCAACAGCCCCGGCACCATCGACGCCGACTACCGCGGCGAGGTCATGGTCCCGCTGATCAACCTCGGCCGAGAGCCGTTCACCATCGCCCCCGGCGACCGCATCGCCCAACTCGTCATCGCCCCGGTGGCAATGGCGGAGACGGTCGAGGTGTCGGAACTCCCCGACACCAAGCGCGGCTCCGGCGGGTTTGGGAGCACGGGCGTGTGA
- a CDS encoding DNA translocase FtsK — MKATLPSLTSHHFTISYLTTYHMQRNTLNRVIPLALLLGTWVFLVLSLGSFSPNDWPSHAVTPHPPTANLCGPVGAFVAYHGFAMLGAGVWVLMGLGTVLLGLRLWGTKLTDPWLRVAGIMLLAVGVAAISAHVTGFSPAGFPEGSGGVVGIYANAELTERFAGVGTKLILAVVVFIALLLAADEIFTRGPIPALVTAVTGKKLRVPTLPKLSLPKFRMPALPSLPKREKKVRQPKVLEVEDGEDLVDEYEEEEDDEQYEEEWEEDDEEAVDEIDEADIEDAEDEIAEANAEAAKANFDEEEPEQRKDIVVRLANRPKKNTAPPPPKELGDYDLPPWDVLEEAETGFAEQQEEFVRAKAASLEAALDEFGVDARVCAIDTGPVITMYELELTRGTKVSAITGLQNDIARALAAESIRIVAPIPGKHTVGIEVPNAEKEKVRLKDLMQTAPAKVQKMQIPLFLGKDASGEPLITDLASMPHCLIAGTTGSGKSVCINTIIMSIMYTQRPDLVKLILVDPKVVEMAPFRDIPHLMAPVITEVGKAASVLDWACTKMDQRYDLLAEAGVRNIASYNSLSREELIERFNCTTPEEEAKVPKKLPYVVIVIDELADLMMTAGKEVEASIVRIAQKARAVGIHLILATQRPQATVVTGLIKSNMPSKIAFRVSSRMDSRIVLDQNGAELLLGQGDMLFMPPGASRPMRSQGTFIDDMEIRQSVKAVKANAEAQYEPELVAIKSGNIDAGGEKDELFDDAVRVVLETKRGSVSLLQRKLTIGYSRASRLIEQMAESGIVGEYKGSQAREATITLEEWEAMKAQAEADEESGMSV; from the coding sequence GTGAAAGCCACGTTGCCGTCTCTGACATCTCACCACTTCACCATCTCATATCTCACCACCTATCACATGCAACGCAACACGCTCAACCGCGTCATCCCGCTCGCCCTGCTGCTTGGCACCTGGGTGTTTCTCGTGCTTTCGCTCGGGAGTTTTTCGCCGAACGATTGGCCGAGCCATGCGGTAACGCCGCACCCGCCGACGGCGAACCTCTGCGGGCCGGTCGGGGCGTTCGTCGCGTACCACGGCTTCGCGATGCTCGGGGCGGGCGTGTGGGTGCTCATGGGGCTGGGCACCGTGCTGCTGGGCCTGCGACTCTGGGGCACCAAACTCACCGACCCGTGGCTGCGCGTCGCGGGGATCATGCTGCTGGCCGTCGGCGTCGCGGCGATCAGCGCACACGTCACCGGCTTTTCACCAGCCGGCTTCCCCGAGGGCAGCGGCGGCGTCGTCGGCATCTACGCCAATGCCGAGCTGACCGAGCGCTTCGCCGGCGTCGGCACCAAGCTCATCCTCGCGGTCGTCGTGTTCATCGCCCTGCTGCTGGCCGCTGACGAGATCTTCACGCGCGGCCCGATCCCCGCGCTGGTCACCGCCGTCACCGGTAAGAAGCTGCGCGTCCCGACGTTGCCGAAGCTGTCGCTCCCCAAGTTCCGCATGCCGGCGCTGCCGAGCCTGCCCAAGCGTGAGAAGAAGGTCCGCCAACCCAAGGTGCTCGAAGTCGAGGACGGCGAGGACCTCGTGGACGAATACGAGGAGGAAGAAGACGACGAGCAATACGAGGAGGAGTGGGAAGAGGATGACGAAGAAGCCGTCGATGAGATCGACGAGGCCGACATCGAGGACGCCGAGGACGAGATCGCCGAGGCCAACGCCGAAGCCGCCAAGGCCAACTTCGACGAGGAAGAACCCGAGCAGCGCAAGGACATCGTCGTCCGCTTGGCCAACCGCCCAAAGAAGAACACCGCCCCGCCGCCGCCCAAGGAACTTGGCGATTACGACCTGCCGCCGTGGGACGTGCTCGAGGAGGCCGAGACCGGCTTCGCCGAGCAACAGGAGGAGTTCGTCCGCGCCAAGGCCGCCAGCCTCGAAGCCGCGCTCGACGAGTTCGGCGTCGACGCCCGCGTATGTGCCATCGACACCGGCCCGGTCATCACGATGTACGAGCTCGAACTCACCCGCGGCACCAAGGTCAGCGCCATCACCGGCCTGCAGAACGACATCGCCCGCGCCCTCGCCGCCGAGAGCATCCGCATCGTCGCGCCCATCCCCGGCAAGCACACCGTCGGCATCGAAGTGCCCAACGCCGAGAAGGAGAAGGTCCGCCTCAAGGATCTCATGCAAACCGCACCGGCCAAGGTGCAGAAGATGCAGATCCCGCTCTTCCTCGGCAAGGACGCGAGCGGCGAGCCGCTGATCACCGACCTGGCGTCGATGCCCCACTGCCTCATCGCCGGCACGACCGGCTCGGGTAAGTCGGTCTGCATCAACACCATCATCATGTCGATCATGTACACCCAGCGGCCCGACCTGGTGAAGCTCATCCTCGTCGACCCCAAGGTCGTCGAGATGGCACCCTTCCGCGACATCCCGCACCTCATGGCCCCGGTCATCACCGAGGTCGGCAAGGCAGCCAGCGTGCTCGACTGGGCGTGCACGAAGATGGACCAGCGCTACGACCTGCTCGCCGAAGCCGGCGTGCGGAACATCGCGTCGTACAACTCGCTGTCCCGCGAGGAACTCATCGAGCGCTTCAACTGCACCACGCCCGAGGAAGAGGCGAAGGTGCCCAAGAAGCTGCCGTATGTCGTGATCGTCATCGACGAGCTCGCGGACCTGATGATGACCGCCGGCAAGGAAGTCGAGGCGTCCATCGTCCGCATCGCGCAGAAGGCCCGCGCCGTCGGCATCCACCTGATCCTCGCGACCCAGCGTCCGCAGGCGACGGTCGTCACCGGCCTGATCAAATCGAACATGCCCAGCAAGATCGCCTTCCGTGTGAGCAGCCGCATGGACAGCCGCATCGTGCTCGACCAGAACGGCGCGGAACTGCTGCTCGGCCAGGGCGACATGCTGTTCATGCCGCCCGGCGCGAGCCGACCGATGCGCAGCCAGGGCACGTTCATCGACGACATGGAAATCCGCCAGAGCGTCAAGGCGGTCAAGGCGAATGCGGAAGCGCAGTACGAGCCGGAGCTGGTTGCGATCAAGTCCGGCAACATCGACGCCGGCGGCGAGAAGGACGAGCTCTTCGACGACGCCGTCCGCGTGGTCCTCGAAACCAAGCGCGGCAGCGTGTCCCTACTCCAACGCAAGCTCACCATCGGCTACAGCCGTGCCAGCCGCCTGATCGAACAAATGGCCGAGTCCGGCATCGTCGGCGAATACAAAGGCTCGCAGGCCCGCGAAGCCACGATTACGCTCGAAGAGTGGGAAGCCATGAAAGCCCAAGCCGAGGCGGACGAGGAGAGCGGGATGAGTGTGTAA
- a CDS encoding DUF5698 domain-containing protein translates to MFDFEWGALLGALLVFGARVGDVSLGTIRNIYTIRGQRGVSFALGFLESLIFITAISAVLRGEMSVLRTIGYAGGYATGIYVGITVEAWIASGWQIVRVITREKTDLAVKLREMGWAVTEVAGEGRDGPTPILFLVVRRKKVKAVLAAVTEQAANAFVTIEGAGKVINGVANPIAAAALRK, encoded by the coding sequence ATGTTCGACTTCGAATGGGGTGCCCTCCTCGGCGCGTTGCTCGTGTTCGGCGCCCGCGTCGGCGACGTCTCGCTGGGCACGATCCGCAACATCTACACCATCCGCGGCCAGCGCGGCGTCTCGTTCGCGCTGGGTTTTCTTGAATCACTGATCTTCATCACCGCGATCAGTGCCGTGCTCCGCGGCGAGATGAGCGTGCTCCGCACCATCGGCTACGCCGGCGGTTATGCGACGGGCATCTACGTCGGCATCACCGTCGAAGCCTGGATCGCCAGCGGCTGGCAGATCGTCCGCGTGATCACCCGGGAGAAGACGGACCTGGCGGTGAAACTGCGTGAGATGGGCTGGGCCGTGACCGAGGTCGCCGGCGAGGGCCGCGACGGGCCGACGCCGATCCTGTTTCTGGTCGTGCGGCGCAAGAAGGTCAAGGCGGTCCTCGCCGCCGTGACCGAGCAGGCCGCCAACGCGTTCGTCACGATCGAGGGCGCCGGCAAAGTCATCAACGGCGTCGCCAACCCCATCGCCGCCGCCGCGCTGCGAAAGTGA
- a CDS encoding nucleotidyl transferase AbiEii/AbiGii toxin family protein — MVVAYEQRLKDKPQWAWRESGMHFEDESEVQKTLRRITQRLHDLDISYALVGGMAMFRHGYRRYTEDVDLLVTPASLEKIHAELDGLGYLPPFRGSKHLRDTTTGVKVEFLTTGGFPGDGKEKPVVFPDPSKVAVEIDGVQVLGLPTLLELKLASGMSNVTRAKDIGDATELIRVLEIPRDMAEKLNPYVREKFLELWDALAAEPDELP; from the coding sequence ATGGTTGTCGCCTACGAGCAGCGGCTGAAGGATAAACCGCAGTGGGCATGGAGGGAGAGCGGCATGCACTTCGAAGATGAGAGCGAAGTCCAAAAAACGCTGCGACGGATCACACAACGACTTCACGATCTGGACATTTCGTACGCGTTGGTCGGTGGGATGGCGATGTTTCGCCATGGGTATCGGAGGTACACCGAAGATGTCGACCTGCTAGTCACTCCGGCAAGCTTGGAGAAGATTCACGCGGAGTTGGACGGTCTTGGCTACCTCCCCCCGTTTCGCGGCAGCAAGCACCTGCGCGACACGACCACTGGCGTGAAGGTCGAGTTTCTTACGACGGGTGGCTTTCCGGGCGACGGCAAGGAGAAGCCGGTCGTGTTTCCCGATCCGTCCAAGGTTGCTGTTGAGATCGACGGCGTCCAAGTTCTTGGTCTGCCGACGTTACTCGAACTCAAGCTGGCAAGCGGGATGAGCAACGTCACTCGCGCGAAAGACATAGGCGATGCGACAGAACTGATCCGCGTGCTGGAGATCCCGCGTGACATGGCCGAGAAGTTAAACCCATATGTTCGCGAGAAGTTCCTCGAACTCTGGGACGCGCTCGCTGCCGAGCCGGACGAGTTGCCATGA
- the aroB gene encoding 3-dehydroquinate synthase has protein sequence MPTVPVELASGTYDVHIERGLLDDAGQRLAAIAPARKVVVIADENVAPLHLPTLRASLETAGYEVIVASLGGGEAGKRLETLLPVYEQILAAGIDRRTPVIGLGGGVTTDMAGFVAATLLRGVPFVPVPTSLLAMVDASVGGKTGVNSGAGKNLIGAFHQPAAVLIDTDTLATLPPKPLREGLAECIKHAVIRDAAMFAKLQSEIGRALALDLDWLTEHVAANVAIKAAVVAEDPYEHGVRAHLNLGHTFGHAIEKVTANAVSHGDAVALGVKCATVLAERVGSMNAEQGQAVRDVLANTELATTLPGLDPSALFDAMKFDKKVRDGKVRLVLPVGIGAAQVRDDIADDDIRAAWSAIG, from the coding sequence ATGCCGACGGTACCGGTCGAACTTGCCAGCGGAACGTATGACGTGCATATCGAGCGCGGGTTGCTCGACGATGCGGGGCAGCGGTTGGCGGCGATCGCACCGGCGCGGAAGGTGGTGGTGATTGCGGACGAGAACGTCGCACCGCTGCACCTGCCAACGTTGCGAGCATCGTTGGAGACGGCGGGGTACGAGGTCATCGTCGCGAGCCTTGGCGGCGGTGAGGCTGGCAAGCGGCTCGAAACGTTGCTGCCGGTGTACGAGCAGATCCTCGCGGCGGGCATCGATCGGCGTACGCCGGTGATCGGGCTGGGCGGCGGGGTGACGACGGACATGGCCGGCTTCGTCGCGGCGACGTTGCTGCGCGGTGTGCCGTTCGTGCCGGTGCCGACGTCACTACTCGCGATGGTTGACGCGTCGGTCGGCGGCAAGACCGGCGTCAACTCAGGTGCCGGCAAGAATCTCATCGGCGCGTTTCACCAACCCGCTGCCGTGCTGATCGACACCGACACGCTTGCCACGCTTCCGCCGAAACCACTACGCGAGGGACTGGCCGAATGCATCAAGCACGCGGTCATCCGTGACGCAGCGATGTTCGCAAAACTCCAAAGCGAGATCGGCCGGGCACTCGCGTTGGATCTTGACTGGCTCACCGAGCACGTCGCGGCCAACGTCGCGATCAAGGCAGCCGTCGTCGCCGAGGACCCGTACGAACACGGCGTCCGCGCTCATCTGAATCTCGGCCACACCTTCGGCCACGCCATCGAAAAGGTCACCGCCAACGCCGTTTCTCACGGTGACGCGGTCGCGCTGGGCGTGAAGTGTGCGACGGTGCTGGCCGAGCGGGTGGGCAGCATGAACGCCGAGCAGGGCCAAGCCGTCCGAGACGTTTTGGCAAATACCGAGTTGGCGACGACGCTCCCGGGCCTCGACCCGTCGGCACTCTTCGACGCGATGAAGTTCGACAAAAAGGTCCGCGACGGCAAGGTCCGACTGGTGCTGCCGGTCGGCATCGGAGCGGCGCAGGTTCGCGACGACATTGCCGACGATGACATCCGCGCGGCGTGGTCGGCGATCGGATGA
- a CDS encoding glycosyltransferase family 2 protein produces the protein MKLAVTMPAHNEEPTIARVVAGVPRDIPGIDEVEVFVINDGSTDRTAELAEVEGATVVTVTGRPGLGSIFRTGMDRAMRSGASYIVNIDSDGQFNPDDIRKLVAPLLDDEADFVTCSRFATPEVVPEMSGVKLWGNKGMCKIINYICGGTGFTDVSCGFRAFNREAAYRMTLFGRFTYTQECFIDLYNKGCRIAEVPIKIRGTREFGESRVAKNVFRYGVNASEVILRAARDIRPLRFFGGLALTLLVPGLLGALFVTVWYLFAGRTSPWTSLIGISGTLLTLSLVFGAIALLADMLSRHRRISEELLYLTRKRVYANARTMRAAHVDDDDIGPVSLHDIPHEQRQPIMRELADSVSDRVVERMAAER, from the coding sequence GTGAAACTTGCCGTAACGATGCCGGCCCACAACGAGGAGCCGACCATCGCCCGCGTCGTGGCCGGTGTGCCGCGCGACATTCCCGGCATCGACGAGGTCGAGGTCTTCGTCATCAACGACGGCTCCACCGACCGCACCGCTGAGCTTGCCGAGGTCGAGGGCGCGACCGTCGTCACCGTTACCGGCCGACCGGGCCTGGGCAGCATCTTCCGCACCGGCATGGACCGGGCCATGCGCAGCGGCGCGTCGTACATCGTCAACATCGACTCCGACGGGCAGTTCAACCCCGACGACATCCGCAAGCTCGTCGCCCCCCTGCTCGACGACGAGGCCGACTTCGTCACCTGCTCCCGCTTTGCCACCCCCGAGGTCGTGCCCGAGATGTCGGGCGTGAAGCTCTGGGGCAACAAGGGCATGTGCAAGATCATCAACTACATCTGCGGCGGCACCGGCTTTACCGATGTTTCCTGCGGCTTCCGCGCGTTCAACCGCGAAGCCGCCTATCGTATGACGCTCTTCGGGCGGTTCACTTACACGCAAGAGTGCTTCATCGACCTGTACAACAAGGGCTGTCGGATCGCCGAGGTGCCGATCAAGATTCGCGGCACGCGTGAGTTCGGCGAGAGCCGGGTTGCCAAGAACGTCTTCCGCTATGGCGTGAACGCATCGGAAGTGATCCTGCGTGCGGCACGGGACATCCGGCCGTTGCGGTTCTTCGGCGGGCTCGCGCTGACGCTGCTCGTGCCGGGTCTGCTCGGTGCGTTGTTCGTCACGGTTTGGTATCTCTTCGCGGGGCGCACCTCGCCGTGGACGAGCCTGATCGGCATCTCCGGGACGCTGCTCACGCTGTCGCTGGTCTTCGGCGCGATCGCGCTTCTGGCCGACATGCTCAGCCGCCACCGCCGTATCAGCGAGGAGCTGCTGTACCTCACCCGCAAGCGCGTCTACGCCAACGCCCGAACCATGCGGGCCGCCCACGTCGACGACGACGACATCGGCCCGGTCAGCCTCCACGACATCCCCCACGAGCAACGCCAACCGATCATGCGCGAGCTGGCCGACAGCGTCAGCGACCGGGTCGTGGAACGAATGGCCGCGGAACGGTGA